In the Methylomonas rhizoryzae genome, one interval contains:
- a CDS encoding DEAD/DEAH box helicase: MHQPCRAKLLEAYRTLPADLQAVVNLLAVYHGYCSLTNIAKMLAGLGIKEGNRILKSETVKARLRPLIAEGLLEENVRPGGTRCSRLLVETLTRQLIADKEFEIYAAEVLASSPQGNSYYRYNTAEDCIREARIYFHRGDYQEMQNCLETGRRYPGNLPSGVDLYLSWFMNPLDVAWFQERHGLILGSLADYAALHQKIYLYAQADLDGFYAAYLASDEGRSNTAAVTSYLELQLLRGNWRQVGASLIGVDDPELVALAAAVKFLHGNFAEALADYERALADLRKLLGQRNAYFLGLAGIFYPLAILKQGEGKARAKLATLLNQAAKENGYWTLAYQYLQAFLCYQQGDLQARDRLLNTPFSYRVSSGFRDTGMPDSVVHTPIFLAVLFLLVKFWCKADFTNRVDAVERQLYSHLLNNGYAWPAAELAKLFAALQPSSQPQWPQDFWEPGRQALADLFVSRADWEVALDALLHLQVADKKPGPAEAGDKATRLVWLLTYTDGGSVKIEPREQKQQAKGGWSKGRAVALKRLAHERDSFDYLSEADLKLCDYIKEYRESGWYGAGTFFEFSSGAVSALIGHPLLFWAGAPEVKVEVVKGEAELRVSKRANGKIHISLEPNPGYEQKYQVIKESPTRLRVVEFNADHHRIFGVLGPKGLEVPASAIEKVLQTLTSISSLLTVHSDIGASSATAEQVEADPTPRVHLLPHGEGLRIAVLVRPFAAGGAYFQAGQGGASVLAEVDGKRLQAQRNFDREHRLAAAVVEACPSLQAADRDASGDWLLAEPEACLEFLLQIQALPEGQAILEWPEGIKFKVLGQTSGSGMSVSVKRDNDWFSLQGELKIDDQTVLDMQQLLGLLDQRQGRFMQLKSGEFLALTDEFRRRLEDLKAYADFNGKKLRLNPLAALTLEDWQQDDGFKADKHWQAYIGRLQAAREFQPQLPSTFQAELRDYQLEGYRWLSRLAQWGVGACLADDMGLGKTVQGLALLVERAPLGPALIVAPTSVCANWQAEAHRFAPTLNPIVLGAGDRQQLLGNLKDFDVLICSYGLLQQEQVADMLADIAFASVVLDEAQWIKNVATRRSQGAMNLKAGFKLIMTGTPLENHLGELWNLFRFINPGLLGSMEQYNKRFAGPIERDRNQEARYRLKKLIQPFILRRTKTQVLQELPPRTEIPIYVELSAEEHAFYEALRRDSLTGLTEAADSSPGQKHLQILAAITRLRRSCCNTRLVNPALELPSSKLEALGEIIDELLDNKHKALLFSQFVDHLQLIRQFIERRGISYQYLDGSTPAKERQQRVDAFQRGKGDLFLISLKAGGVGLNLTAADFVIHMDPWWNPAVEDQASDRAHRMGQQRPVTIYRMIAKNTIEEKIVALHGHKRDLADSLLDGTDVSGKVSADELLNLIKSEA; the protein is encoded by the coding sequence ATGCATCAACCTTGTAGAGCCAAGTTGCTGGAAGCTTATCGCACCTTACCGGCCGATTTGCAGGCCGTCGTTAATCTATTGGCGGTGTACCACGGCTATTGTTCCTTGACCAACATCGCCAAGATGTTGGCAGGCCTTGGTATCAAAGAAGGTAATCGGATATTGAAGTCCGAGACGGTCAAGGCTCGTTTGCGGCCGCTGATTGCCGAAGGTTTGCTGGAGGAAAACGTTAGACCCGGGGGGACTCGTTGCTCGCGTCTGTTGGTGGAGACGCTGACTCGGCAGTTGATCGCAGACAAAGAATTCGAAATCTACGCGGCCGAAGTGTTGGCTTCCAGTCCGCAGGGCAATAGCTATTACCGCTATAACACCGCCGAGGATTGTATCCGCGAGGCGCGCATTTACTTCCACCGCGGCGATTATCAGGAAATGCAAAATTGTCTGGAAACCGGCCGGCGTTATCCCGGCAATTTGCCGTCCGGTGTCGATTTGTATTTGTCCTGGTTTATGAATCCCCTGGACGTCGCCTGGTTTCAAGAGCGGCACGGCTTGATTTTGGGCAGTTTGGCCGATTATGCAGCTTTGCACCAAAAAATTTATTTGTACGCGCAAGCCGATTTGGACGGTTTTTATGCCGCCTATTTGGCCTCGGACGAAGGTCGAAGCAATACGGCAGCCGTGACTTCATATTTGGAATTGCAGTTGTTGCGCGGCAACTGGCGGCAGGTCGGCGCAAGTCTGATCGGAGTCGACGATCCGGAGCTAGTGGCTTTGGCGGCGGCTGTGAAATTTTTGCACGGCAATTTCGCCGAGGCGCTTGCCGATTATGAGCGGGCTTTGGCGGATTTGCGCAAACTTCTCGGTCAACGCAATGCTTATTTTTTAGGCCTGGCCGGGATTTTTTATCCGTTAGCGATTTTGAAACAAGGCGAGGGTAAAGCGCGGGCTAAATTGGCGACCTTGTTAAACCAAGCGGCCAAGGAAAACGGTTACTGGACCCTTGCCTACCAGTATTTGCAAGCGTTTTTGTGTTACCAGCAAGGCGACTTGCAGGCTAGAGATCGATTGCTGAATACGCCGTTTTCGTACCGGGTATCCAGCGGTTTTCGCGATACCGGTATGCCCGATTCGGTGGTACATACGCCGATTTTTTTAGCGGTGCTGTTTTTGTTGGTTAAATTTTGGTGCAAAGCCGATTTTACCAACCGGGTCGATGCCGTAGAACGCCAGCTGTACAGCCATTTGTTGAACAACGGTTATGCTTGGCCGGCGGCGGAATTGGCCAAACTGTTTGCTGCGTTGCAGCCGAGTAGCCAGCCGCAATGGCCGCAAGATTTTTGGGAACCGGGGCGGCAAGCGTTAGCGGATTTGTTCGTCAGCCGAGCCGATTGGGAAGTAGCACTGGATGCGTTGCTGCATTTGCAGGTAGCCGACAAGAAACCCGGGCCGGCCGAAGCCGGCGACAAGGCGACCCGTTTAGTGTGGTTGTTGACGTATACCGACGGCGGCTCCGTCAAGATAGAACCGCGCGAACAAAAGCAGCAAGCCAAGGGCGGTTGGAGTAAGGGGCGAGCGGTGGCGCTAAAGCGTTTAGCCCATGAGCGCGACAGCTTCGATTACCTGAGCGAAGCGGATTTGAAGCTGTGCGACTATATCAAAGAGTATCGCGAATCCGGTTGGTACGGCGCCGGCACGTTTTTCGAATTCAGTAGCGGCGCGGTATCGGCTTTGATCGGTCATCCGTTGTTGTTTTGGGCCGGCGCGCCTGAGGTGAAAGTCGAGGTGGTCAAAGGCGAGGCCGAGCTGAGAGTCAGCAAAAGAGCCAACGGCAAAATCCACATCAGTTTGGAGCCGAATCCGGGTTACGAACAGAAATATCAGGTCATTAAAGAATCGCCGACCCGCTTGCGCGTCGTCGAATTCAACGCCGATCATCACCGCATTTTCGGGGTATTGGGCCCCAAAGGCTTGGAAGTTCCGGCCTCCGCGATCGAAAAAGTGTTGCAGACTTTGACCAGCATTTCCAGCTTGCTGACCGTGCATTCGGATATCGGTGCCAGTTCGGCTACCGCCGAGCAGGTCGAGGCCGATCCTACGCCGCGGGTGCACTTATTGCCGCACGGCGAAGGTCTGAGAATCGCGGTTCTAGTGCGGCCCTTCGCGGCCGGCGGTGCCTATTTTCAGGCAGGCCAGGGAGGCGCTAGCGTGCTGGCCGAGGTGGACGGTAAGCGATTGCAAGCGCAACGCAACTTCGACCGCGAACACCGGTTGGCTGCCGCGGTCGTCGAGGCCTGTCCTAGTTTACAAGCCGCGGACCGCGATGCTTCCGGTGATTGGTTGTTGGCGGAACCGGAAGCCTGTTTGGAATTTTTGTTGCAGATTCAAGCCTTGCCGGAAGGACAGGCGATATTGGAGTGGCCGGAGGGCATAAAATTTAAAGTATTGGGGCAGACTAGCGGCAGCGGCATGAGCGTTTCGGTCAAGCGCGACAACGATTGGTTTTCGTTGCAAGGCGAATTGAAGATAGACGATCAAACGGTGTTGGACATGCAGCAGTTGTTAGGTTTGTTGGACCAGCGACAGGGTCGATTTATGCAATTGAAAAGCGGCGAGTTTTTAGCGTTGACCGACGAATTTCGCCGACGTTTGGAAGATTTAAAAGCCTATGCAGATTTCAACGGCAAAAAACTGCGCTTGAATCCCTTGGCGGCATTGACCCTGGAAGACTGGCAGCAAGACGACGGTTTTAAAGCCGACAAACATTGGCAGGCCTACATCGGACGTTTGCAAGCGGCACGGGAATTTCAACCGCAGTTGCCGTCAACCTTTCAGGCGGAATTGCGCGACTATCAACTGGAAGGCTACCGTTGGTTGTCGCGTTTGGCGCAATGGGGTGTAGGCGCTTGTTTAGCCGACGACATGGGCTTGGGAAAAACCGTACAAGGTTTGGCCTTGCTGGTGGAACGAGCGCCGCTTGGCCCGGCCTTGATCGTAGCGCCAACCTCGGTATGTGCTAACTGGCAGGCCGAAGCGCATCGTTTCGCGCCGACATTGAATCCTATCGTATTGGGAGCCGGCGACCGTCAACAATTATTGGGCAATCTGAAAGATTTCGACGTTTTGATTTGCAGTTACGGCTTGTTGCAGCAAGAACAAGTGGCCGATATGTTGGCGGATATAGCATTCGCCAGCGTAGTACTGGACGAAGCGCAGTGGATCAAAAACGTCGCTACCCGTCGTTCGCAAGGCGCGATGAACTTAAAGGCCGGTTTCAAATTGATCATGACCGGAACGCCGTTGGAAAACCATCTGGGCGAATTATGGAATCTGTTTCGTTTCATCAACCCCGGCCTGTTGGGTTCGATGGAACAGTACAACAAGCGTTTTGCCGGGCCGATAGAGCGTGACCGCAATCAGGAAGCCCGTTACCGTCTGAAAAAATTGATCCAGCCTTTCATTCTGCGCCGCACTAAAACCCAGGTATTGCAGGAACTGCCGCCGCGCACCGAAATTCCGATTTATGTGGAATTGAGCGCCGAGGAACATGCGTTTTACGAAGCCTTGCGGCGCGACAGCCTGACCGGATTGACGGAAGCGGCGGACAGCAGTCCGGGACAAAAGCATTTGCAAATTTTGGCGGCCATTACCCGTTTGCGGCGCAGTTGCTGCAACACCCGCTTGGTCAACCCCGCCTTGGAATTGCCCAGCAGTAAATTGGAAGCTTTGGGCGAGATCATCGACGAGCTGTTGGATAACAAACATAAGGCTTTGTTGTTCAGTCAATTTGTCGATCATTTGCAGCTGATTCGCCAATTCATCGAACGGCGCGGTATCAGCTACCAATATTTGGACGGCTCCACGCCCGCCAAGGAGCGGCAACAGCGGGTGGATGCGTTTCAGCGCGGCAAAGGCGATTTGTTTTTAATCAGCTTGAAAGCCGGCGGTGTGGGGTTGAACTTAACCGCCGCCGATTTCGTGATTCACATGGATCCTTGGTGGAATCCGGCGGTGGAAGATCAGGCCAGCGATAGGGCGCACCGGATGGGGCAGCAGCGTCCGGTGACGATTTACCGGATGATCGCTAAAAACACCATAGAAGAAAAAATCGTGGCTTTGCACGGCCACAAACGCGATTTGGCGGATAGTTTGCTGGACGGAACCGACGTTAGCGGCAAAGTATCCGCCGACGAATTGTTGAACTTGATTAAAAGCGAAGCTTAA
- the hslU gene encoding ATP-dependent protease ATPase subunit HslU, producing the protein MSQMTPREIVSELDKHIIGQADAKRSVAIALRNRWRRSQVAAELREEITPKNILMIGPTGVGKTEIARRLAKLANAPFIKIEATKFTEVGYVGRDVESIIRDLVDTAVKMTRMSAMEKVQNRAADAAEEKVLDILLPRAEGGMLSDSEESTRQKMRKKLREGDLDDKEIQIDVASPPVGVEIMAPPGMEEMTSQLQGMFQHLNTGRTKARKTKIKDALKLLQEEEAGKLVNEEEIKQTALQAVEQHGIVFLDEIDKICKRQEVSGGEVSREGVQRDLLPIVEGSTVSTKYGMIKTDHILFIASGAFHLTKPSDLIPELQGRFPIRVELSPLSANDFVRILTEPDASLTEQYQALLATEGVKLAFSADGIQRIAELGWQVNESVENIGARRLHTILEKLLEDISFSAPDLPDKTITIDAAYVDAHLGELAADEDLSRYIL; encoded by the coding sequence ATGAGTCAGATGACACCCAGAGAAATCGTCAGCGAATTGGACAAACACATCATCGGTCAAGCCGATGCCAAGCGTTCGGTGGCGATAGCCTTGCGTAACCGTTGGCGCCGCAGTCAGGTGGCAGCGGAATTGCGCGAGGAAATTACCCCGAAAAACATTTTGATGATAGGCCCGACCGGGGTGGGTAAAACCGAGATTGCCCGCCGCTTGGCCAAATTGGCCAATGCGCCGTTTATCAAGATTGAAGCGACCAAATTTACCGAGGTGGGCTACGTCGGCCGCGACGTCGAGTCCATCATCCGCGATTTAGTGGACACTGCAGTCAAAATGACCCGCATGTCGGCGATGGAAAAAGTACAAAACCGGGCGGCGGATGCGGCCGAAGAGAAAGTATTGGATATTTTGCTGCCGCGCGCCGAAGGCGGCATGTTGTCTGACAGCGAGGAATCGACCCGGCAGAAAATGCGCAAAAAGCTGCGCGAAGGCGATTTGGACGATAAGGAAATACAAATCGACGTGGCTTCGCCGCCGGTAGGCGTGGAAATCATGGCGCCGCCGGGCATGGAAGAAATGACCAGCCAATTGCAAGGCATGTTTCAGCACTTGAACACGGGCCGTACCAAAGCGCGTAAAACCAAGATCAAAGACGCTTTGAAGTTGTTGCAGGAAGAAGAGGCCGGCAAGTTGGTCAACGAAGAGGAGATCAAGCAAACGGCCTTACAAGCCGTCGAGCAGCACGGTATCGTGTTTCTGGACGAGATCGACAAAATCTGCAAACGCCAGGAGGTCAGCGGCGGGGAAGTGTCCCGCGAAGGCGTGCAACGCGATTTGTTGCCGATAGTGGAAGGCAGTACGGTCAGCACCAAATACGGTATGATCAAGACCGACCATATTCTGTTTATCGCTTCCGGTGCATTTCACTTGACCAAGCCGTCCGATTTGATCCCCGAACTGCAGGGCCGGTTTCCGATTCGAGTCGAGCTGAGCCCGCTCAGCGCCAACGATTTCGTGCGGATTTTGACGGAACCCGACGCGTCATTAACCGAGCAATACCAAGCCTTGTTGGCGACCGAAGGCGTCAAGCTGGCGTTTTCCGCAGACGGGATACAGCGCATCGCCGAACTCGGATGGCAGGTCAACGAAAGCGTGGAGAATATCGGCGCACGCCGCTTGCACACTATTTTGGAAAAATTGTTGGAAGACATTTCGTTTTCCGCGCCGGATCTGCCGGACAAAACGATCACGATAGATGCCGCTTATGTCGACGCCCATTTGGGCGAACTGGCCGCGGACGAAGATTTAAGCCGATACATTTTGTAA
- the hslV gene encoding ATP-dependent protease subunit HslV: MEIRGTTILAVRRGDKVVIGGDGQVTLGNTVMKGNARKVRRLYHDKVIAGFAGATADAFTLFEHFEAKLEKHRGNLTRAAVEMAKDWRTDRALRKLEALLVIADANTLLTISGTGDVIEPEHDFMAIGSGGAFAQSAARALLENTELSAREIVVKALNIAADICIYTNHNLRIEELDALPRASEQAQ; encoded by the coding sequence ATGGAGATCAGAGGTACGACCATATTAGCCGTCCGGCGCGGCGACAAAGTGGTTATCGGCGGCGACGGGCAAGTCACTTTGGGCAACACGGTTATGAAAGGCAATGCCCGCAAAGTCAGGCGTTTGTACCACGATAAAGTCATCGCCGGGTTTGCCGGAGCAACCGCGGATGCTTTTACCTTATTCGAACATTTCGAAGCCAAATTGGAAAAACATCGCGGCAATTTAACCCGGGCCGCGGTGGAAATGGCCAAAGACTGGCGTACCGACCGGGCGCTACGCAAATTGGAAGCCTTGCTGGTTATCGCCGACGCCAACACCTTGTTGACCATTTCCGGAACCGGCGACGTGATAGAGCCCGAACACGATTTTATGGCGATAGGCTCCGGCGGGGCATTTGCGCAAAGCGCGGCGCGGGCCTTGTTGGAAAATACCGAGCTGTCCGCCCGGGAAATCGTGGTGAAAGCCTTGAACATCGCGGCCGATATTTGCATTTACACCAATCACAATCTGCGTATCGAAGAATTGGACGCGCTGCCGCGGGCGTCCGAGCAGGCGCAGTAA
- a CDS encoding gamma-butyrobetaine hydroxylase-like domain-containing protein: MRIHTTPCHCNPTEIKLHKLSAMLEIHFDDGSIFEMPAEYLRVYTQSAEAVGHGPGQDVLQTGKENVSIVDLKPVGNYAIALTFSDGHDSGIYSWDLLYKLGADFPLLWGQYLEALKAAGISRKPTIHN; the protein is encoded by the coding sequence ATGCGCATACATACGACGCCTTGCCATTGCAATCCGACCGAAATCAAATTGCATAAACTGTCGGCAATGTTGGAAATTCATTTCGACGACGGCAGCATTTTCGAAATGCCGGCCGAATACCTAAGGGTTTATACTCAATCGGCCGAAGCGGTCGGCCACGGGCCTGGCCAGGACGTGCTGCAGACCGGTAAGGAAAACGTCAGCATTGTCGACTTGAAACCGGTAGGCAATTACGCCATTGCCTTGACCTTTAGCGACGGACATGACAGCGGCATCTATTCTTGGGACTTACTGTACAAATTGGGTGCGGATTTCCCGTTGTTATGGGGGCAATACCTGGAGGCGCTCAAAGCGGCCGGTATCAGCCGCAAACCCACCATTCACAACTGA